A region of Moorena producens PAL-8-15-08-1 DNA encodes the following proteins:
- a CDS encoding right-handed parallel beta-helix repeat-containing protein produces the protein MAVFRVNTTADGINPSDGLISLREAIALANNTPGQDTILFQLEPGQQTITLDSNPLNLPNIPSLPNIPSLPNIPSLPDIPNLPTLENQPTLEITESVNIVGLQEPDQITIEGDGGSFDIFTISNGANVTVTNLTISGGEDGIQVDDGNLNVINSIFTNNKSDGIEIAGENTNLNVVGSSFTSNEKDGIDINGNNTTSFVINSTFSDNGDNGFDINAVGQNVKVIDSTIISNNNTGIEIGTSGELTNNVVQIFNNQIIDNLTGDSGGGVSVLGIDNEVLLLNNQITGNSAEVNGGGISVESGNTMFLGNNTITDNIADSNNDGIGNGGGLFIGLGAIVGIRATQIRDNFDLEAESRNVFGNFFDLGDNDIVGNDIQV, from the coding sequence ATGGCAGTTTTTAGAGTTAATACCACAGCTGACGGAATTAATCCTTCTGATGGGCTCATCAGTTTACGAGAAGCAATCGCGCTAGCAAATAATACTCCTGGTCAAGATACAATTTTATTTCAACTTGAACCAGGTCAACAGACGATTACTCTAGACTCTAATCCTCTTAATCTCCCTAATATTCCGAGTCTTCCTAATATTCCGAGTCTTCCTAATATTCCGAGTCTTCCTGATATCCCTAATCTTCCAACACTCGAAAATCAACCGACACTCGAAATTACCGAAAGTGTTAATATTGTTGGACTTCAAGAGCCTGACCAAATCACTATCGAAGGTGACGGTGGGTCTTTTGATATTTTTACGATTAGCAATGGTGCGAATGTTACCGTCACAAACCTGACAATTTCTGGGGGAGAGGATGGGATCCAGGTGGATGATGGTAATCTAAACGTGATTAATAGCATCTTCACAAACAACAAAAGCGATGGCATCGAGATTGCAGGAGAGAACACTAATCTCAACGTGGTCGGTAGCTCTTTCACAAGCAACGAAAAAGATGGCATCGATATCAACGGAAACAACACGACATCATTTGTTATCAACAGCACCTTCAGCGACAATGGAGACAATGGCTTTGATATAAATGCCGTAGGTCAAAATGTAAAGGTTATTGATAGCACTATAATCAGCAACAATAACACTGGCATAGAAATCGGTACTTCGGGAGAATTAACTAACAACGTTGTACAGATATTCAATAACCAGATTATTGACAACCTGACAGGAGATAGTGGCGGTGGTGTCAGTGTCCTTGGCATTGATAACGAAGTGCTGCTGCTCAACAATCAGATTACTGGTAACTCCGCAGAAGTCAATGGCGGCGGCATTTCTGTTGAGAGTGGAAATACCATGTTCCTAGGCAATAACACAATCACTGATAATATTGCTGACAGTAACAACGATGGTATCGGCAATGGTGGTGGTCTCTTTATTGGTTTGGGGGCTATTGTCGGGATCAGAGCAACCCAAATTAGGGATAACTTTGACCTAGAAGCTGAGTCTCGCAATGTATTTGGTAATTTCTTCGACCTTGGAGATAATGACATTGTAGGTAATGACATTCAAGTTTAG
- a CDS encoding right-handed parallel beta-helix repeat-containing protein, translating to MAVFTVNTTADEINPNDGITSLREAIDTANNSPGEDTILFELEPDEQTITLELILGTLEITDSVTIVGEDGAQITSNTFLGKDADQITVEGDGGSFDIFTISNGANVTVTNLTISEGEDGIQVNDGNLEVIDSILTGNDSDGIDIQGNNTNLNVLGSSFTNNKSDGIHIDGDNTNVLVRNSTLSENQGQGIDISATDQNVRVVSSTISKNQESGIKIGSKGENPFEDFIANDNFVQIFNSRIIDNVTGGNGGGVNVLGYYNDVLLVNNQISRNSAEVNGGGIFVDEANTIYLFNNKITYNIADSNNDGIGYGGGLSISPPAFFLDGPTVVIRGSEITNNINRNGLFFGSNIAGKFINFGGNEIGNKSLSTYTELIAEFQSL from the coding sequence ATGGCAGTTTTTACAGTAAATACCACAGCTGACGAAATTAATCCAAACGATGGAATAACCAGTTTACGAGAAGCAATTGATACAGCCAATAATTCTCCTGGTGAAGATACAATCTTATTTGAACTTGAACCAGATGAACAGACGATTACTCTAGAGCTTATCCTAGGGACACTTGAGATTACTGACAGTGTTACTATTGTTGGAGAAGATGGTGCTCAAATCACTAGTAATACTTTTTTGGGAAAAGATGCTGATCAAATAACTGTCGAAGGTGACGGTGGGTCTTTTGATATCTTTACCATTAGCAATGGGGCGAATGTTACCGTCACAAACCTGACAATTTCTGAGGGAGAGGATGGCATCCAGGTAAATGATGGCAATTTGGAAGTGATTGATAGCATCTTAACAGGTAACGACAGCGATGGCATCGATATCCAGGGAAACAACACTAATCTCAACGTGCTCGGTAGTTCCTTTACAAATAACAAATCAGATGGGATCCATATCGATGGAGACAACACTAATGTATTAGTAAGGAACAGCACCTTAAGCGAAAATCAGGGTCAGGGTATTGATATAAGTGCTACAGATCAAAATGTTAGGGTGGTTAGTAGCACTATAAGCAAAAACCAGGAAAGTGGAATAAAAATCGGTAGTAAGGGAGAAAACCCATTTGAAGATTTTATAGCCAATGACAATTTTGTACAAATATTTAATAGCCGGATTATTGACAACGTGACAGGAGGCAATGGCGGTGGTGTCAATGTGCTTGGATATTATAATGACGTGCTGCTGGTCAACAATCAGATTAGTCGTAACTCAGCAGAAGTGAATGGCGGCGGCATTTTCGTCGATGAGGCTAATACCATTTACCTGTTCAACAACAAAATCACTTATAATATTGCTGACAGTAACAATGATGGTATCGGCTATGGTGGTGGCTTGTCTATTAGTCCACCTGCTTTTTTCCTTGACGGACCCACGGTCGTGATCAGAGGAAGCGAAATTACCAATAACATTAACAGAAATGGTTTATTTTTCGGTTCCAATATAGCTGGTAAGTTCATCAACTTTGGAGGGAATGAGATTGGTAATAAGTCCCTAAGCACCTACACAGAATTAATTGCCGAATTTCAATCTCTGTAA
- the lspA gene encoding signal peptidase II, translating into MKRNPLFWFAAAIGLILDQLTKYWVVQNFELAETLPLWQGVFHFTYVTNTGAAFSLFSQDGSWLRWLSLAVSLGLIALAWFGPKLIRLEQLGYGFILGGALGNGIDRFFNSCLVDNQTVTGCVVDFLDFRLINFPVFNVADVCINLGIVCLLIASFRHQSPKSREKGQ; encoded by the coding sequence ATGAAAAGAAACCCCCTGTTTTGGTTTGCTGCTGCTATTGGTCTGATTCTGGATCAGCTGACTAAATATTGGGTGGTGCAGAATTTTGAATTGGCTGAGACTCTACCCCTCTGGCAAGGGGTGTTTCACTTTACCTATGTGACTAATACTGGTGCCGCTTTCAGTCTCTTTAGTCAAGACGGCAGCTGGTTGCGCTGGCTGTCCTTAGCTGTGAGTCTTGGTTTAATCGCCCTAGCTTGGTTTGGGCCAAAGCTGATTAGGTTGGAACAGCTTGGTTATGGCTTCATACTCGGAGGAGCATTAGGGAATGGCATAGACCGTTTTTTCAACAGTTGTTTGGTAGATAACCAGACAGTAACGGGTTGCGTTGTGGATTTCCTCGATTTTCGGTTGATTAACTTCCCGGTATTTAATGTAGCCGATGTGTGTATCAACCTAGGTATTGTCTGCTTGCTTATTGCAAGTTTTAGGCATCAATCTCCAAAATCTAGGGAGAAGGGGCAATAA
- a CDS encoding CmcI family methyltransferase: MSYQTAIQLAKHKQEPLKTDRFVKISAREYRSDLPEAAWKNLLQNNYLQTWKGIILGKGITEITLYPMLLHELQPKTIIEIGAFNGGSAIWLADLMEMLGIESKIYSMDIDLSLLDEKAKDDQRVQFIQGDSNQIESVFTRELLSTLPHPWFVTEDAHVNSVGILDYFHKNGFESGDYIIIEDTNPFVWKPGWKDEDIYWDETPEDEMQGESIMADLQGWLKNHEDEYLIDSYYLDLFGYNVSKNWNSVLKKV; this comes from the coding sequence ATGAGCTACCAAACAGCAATCCAATTAGCAAAACACAAGCAGGAACCATTAAAAACTGATCGGTTTGTCAAAATTTCCGCTCGAGAATATCGCAGCGATCTTCCGGAAGCAGCGTGGAAAAATCTGTTGCAAAACAACTATTTACAAACCTGGAAAGGGATAATATTGGGTAAAGGCATTACGGAAATCACGCTTTACCCAATGCTGCTACACGAACTGCAACCGAAAACCATTATTGAAATAGGCGCATTCAACGGGGGCAGTGCAATTTGGTTGGCAGATCTAATGGAGATGTTGGGAATTGAAAGTAAGATCTACTCAATGGATATCGATCTGTCTCTCCTAGACGAAAAGGCAAAAGATGACCAGAGAGTGCAGTTTATCCAGGGAGATTCTAATCAGATTGAATCTGTATTTACTCGGGAACTACTCTCGACTCTACCTCATCCCTGGTTCGTCACTGAAGATGCTCACGTAAATTCAGTAGGAATTTTAGACTATTTTCACAAAAACGGTTTTGAGAGTGGCGACTACATAATAATTGAAGATACTAACCCATTTGTGTGGAAACCTGGATGGAAAGACGAGGATATTTACTGGGACGAAACGCCAGAAGATGAAATGCAAGGTGAATCTATTATGGCAGATCTGCAAGGTTGGCTGAAAAACCACGAAGACGAGTATCTGATAGACAGTTATTACCTCGATCTGTTTGGATACAACGTTTCCAAGAACTGGAATTCAGTGCTCAAGAAAGTTTGA
- a CDS encoding biotin transporter BioY → MSAPNEILWAIIGLLLTIGGTFLEAFFVSNPPWDWSTQGVQTISLGVTYQIGAVLLAACLGGRNAGALSQIAYVVIGLNLPIFTQGGGIGYIKEPSFGYILGFIAGAWVCGFLAFRVQPRVETLAFSCLCGLLTIHAYGVGYLMIFHGINWSVLGAVPLMEAIMKYTISPLPSQLVVVCSVTVVAFGLRQLMFY, encoded by the coding sequence GTGTCTGCTCCCAATGAGATTTTGTGGGCCATAATTGGTTTGCTGCTGACCATCGGCGGCACGTTTCTAGAAGCCTTCTTTGTCTCCAATCCACCCTGGGATTGGTCAACTCAAGGTGTTCAAACTATATCCTTAGGGGTTACCTATCAGATTGGAGCAGTCCTACTAGCTGCTTGTTTAGGAGGCAGAAATGCTGGTGCTCTTTCTCAAATTGCCTATGTTGTGATCGGGTTAAACCTGCCAATCTTTACTCAAGGTGGAGGTATTGGCTATATCAAAGAACCCAGCTTTGGATACATACTAGGCTTTATTGCCGGAGCCTGGGTTTGTGGTTTTTTAGCCTTTCGCGTACAACCACGAGTCGAAACATTGGCATTTAGCTGCCTCTGTGGTTTACTAACCATCCATGCCTACGGTGTCGGCTATTTGATGATTTTCCACGGCATCAATTGGTCAGTGCTTGGGGCTGTGCCTCTCATGGAAGCGATCATGAAATATACCATTTCGCCTTTACCGAGTCAGCTAGTGGTAGTTTGTTCTGTGACCGTTGTGGCATTTGGTCTACGGCAGTTAATGTTTTATTGA
- a CDS encoding transcriptional repressor: MANYTAASLKAELNARGWRMTPQRETILHVFQNLPRGTHLSAEELHELLDQRGEGISLSTIYRSVKLMSRMGILRELELAEGHKHYELNQPFPHHHHHLVCIQCNQTVEFKNDSILKQGMRQVEKEGLQLIDCQLTIHTICPEALRMGWPSALPSNWRCSRSIAMDEH, encoded by the coding sequence ATGGCTAACTATACTGCCGCTTCACTCAAGGCCGAACTCAATGCTCGAGGTTGGCGTATGACACCGCAACGGGAGACCATTCTCCACGTTTTCCAAAATTTACCGAGAGGAACCCATCTGAGTGCTGAGGAACTTCACGAATTGCTCGACCAACGAGGAGAAGGAATCAGCTTATCTACAATTTACCGTAGCGTTAAGTTAATGTCACGGATGGGCATCCTGCGGGAATTGGAATTGGCAGAAGGGCATAAACATTATGAACTCAATCAGCCTTTTCCCCATCATCACCATCATCTGGTATGTATTCAGTGTAACCAGACCGTTGAATTCAAGAATGACTCAATCTTGAAACAAGGGATGAGGCAGGTAGAAAAAGAAGGGTTGCAGCTGATTGATTGCCAGCTGACCATTCATACTATTTGCCCAGAAGCCCTGCGGATGGGATGGCCTTCGGCTCTACCGAGTAATTGGCGTTGCTCTCGATCCATTGCGATGGACGAACATTAG
- a CDS encoding NTP transferase domain-containing protein, translating into MKVETAVILAAGMGTRLQEIGQSAPKGFLQLGERPIIEESIERLTDCGMQRIIIVTGHLSDFYERLQQRFNDQILTVHNPHYAESGTMYSLYCARELIEGDFLLLESDLIYEKRALTAVLNFPKDNVVLLSGQTNAGDEVYVETSGETIVAMSKNKAELGSQIAGEMVGISKISQPLFQSMLAQASLRFKTSLKLNYETDGLIAAAKSYPVYYTVIRDLLWGEIDDRYQLARAREQIYPAILQKDAQ; encoded by the coding sequence ATGAAAGTAGAAACAGCCGTTATTCTAGCTGCTGGCATGGGCACTAGACTCCAGGAAATAGGGCAATCGGCTCCTAAAGGGTTTCTCCAGTTGGGAGAGCGCCCTATTATTGAGGAATCCATAGAGCGACTGACTGACTGCGGTATGCAGCGCATCATCATTGTCACTGGTCATTTATCTGACTTTTATGAGCGTCTGCAGCAACGTTTTAATGATCAGATATTGACGGTTCATAACCCACACTATGCTGAATCAGGTACCATGTATTCCCTCTATTGTGCCCGTGAGCTGATTGAGGGTGATTTTCTGTTGTTGGAATCAGATTTGATTTACGAAAAGCGTGCTTTAACAGCAGTCTTGAACTTTCCTAAAGACAATGTAGTCTTGCTATCTGGCCAAACCAATGCTGGCGATGAAGTGTATGTGGAAACCTCAGGTGAGACAATCGTTGCGATGTCTAAAAATAAGGCTGAACTGGGGAGTCAAATTGCCGGTGAAATGGTCGGTATTTCCAAAATATCCCAGCCTTTGTTTCAAAGCATGTTGGCGCAAGCCAGCCTAAGATTTAAAACAAGCCTCAAGCTGAATTATGAAACTGATGGGCTGATAGCAGCAGCAAAATCCTATCCAGTTTACTATACGGTGATTAGGGATCTACTCTGGGGAGAAATTGATGACCGATACCAGCTTGCCAGAGCTAGAGAGCAAATCTATCCAGCAATTCTCCAGAAAGATGCTCAGTGA
- the cobA gene encoding uroporphyrinogen-III C-methyltransferase, producing the protein MTNHNKGKIYIVGAGPGDVNYLTVRGQQLLTQAEVLVYDALVDSLLLQLVPCDCQLFHVGKRGGRPSTPQPRINQLLVEQCRQGKQVVRLKSGDPFIFGRSSSEIQALIAAECQFEVIPGISSALAAPLLAGIPLTDSVLSKCFAVVTAHQPEQLDWEALARIDTLAILMGGRHLAEIVQQLQRYGRSHQTPIALIRNGGRPQQQVWLGTLSTILKQTLGISLSPVVIVVGEVVGLRASMGLADQDQSNSEGCQDKHQPVTETTKVLTGKTVLVTRSASQSQKFNQLLEQEGATIIEMPTLVITPPSSWAGLDYAIANLANFDWLILTSSNGVDYFFKRLLDNGKDARALVGIKIAVVGKKTAASLKQHNLQPDFIPPNFVADSLVEHFPESLTNKQVLFPRVETGGREVLVKELMEKGAQVVEVAAYESGCPDYMAPAILDAWQQRAIDIVTFASSKTVKNFYKLLKQAFNSSTETIQLYSNADGEQSAPSKTLHSLLKNVCIASIGPQTSESCRQLLGRVYVEAVEYTLEGLTEAIVGWETGRYGNIEKHR; encoded by the coding sequence ATGACTAATCACAACAAGGGAAAAATTTACATCGTAGGTGCTGGTCCAGGAGATGTTAACTACTTAACCGTAAGGGGGCAACAACTGCTGACTCAAGCTGAAGTGTTGGTATATGATGCTTTGGTAGATTCCCTTTTATTGCAACTGGTGCCCTGTGATTGTCAACTGTTCCATGTAGGGAAACGGGGTGGACGCCCTTCTACACCCCAACCTAGGATTAACCAACTGCTGGTAGAGCAATGCCGACAAGGCAAGCAAGTGGTAAGGCTAAAAAGTGGTGACCCGTTTATTTTCGGGCGCTCTAGCTCAGAAATTCAGGCATTGATTGCTGCTGAGTGTCAGTTTGAGGTGATACCAGGCATTTCCTCAGCCCTAGCAGCTCCCTTACTAGCGGGAATTCCTTTAACAGACTCCGTTTTGAGCAAATGCTTTGCGGTTGTCACTGCTCATCAGCCAGAGCAACTAGATTGGGAAGCACTAGCAAGAATCGACACCTTGGCGATTTTAATGGGAGGACGTCATCTAGCAGAAATTGTCCAACAGCTACAACGCTATGGGCGATCGCATCAGACCCCCATTGCTCTGATTCGGAATGGTGGACGCCCCCAGCAACAGGTTTGGCTGGGTACTTTAAGCACTATATTAAAGCAAACCCTTGGTATATCCCTCTCACCTGTGGTAATTGTAGTTGGTGAAGTAGTGGGCTTAAGGGCATCTATGGGATTAGCTGATCAAGACCAGTCGAACAGTGAAGGTTGTCAAGACAAGCATCAACCGGTAACCGAAACTACCAAAGTGCTTACTGGAAAAACTGTATTAGTTACCCGTTCCGCTAGTCAATCCCAAAAATTTAACCAGCTCCTGGAACAAGAAGGAGCGACTATTATCGAAATGCCCACCTTGGTGATTACTCCTCCTTCCAGTTGGGCTGGATTAGATTATGCGATCGCTAATCTCGCTAACTTCGATTGGTTGATTCTCACCTCTAGCAATGGGGTGGATTACTTTTTTAAACGATTACTGGATAATGGTAAAGATGCCCGTGCTTTAGTAGGGATTAAGATTGCTGTGGTGGGTAAGAAAACTGCGGCGAGTCTGAAACAACACAATTTACAACCCGACTTTATCCCACCAAACTTTGTGGCTGATTCTTTGGTGGAACATTTTCCAGAGTCTTTAACTAACAAACAAGTGCTTTTCCCCCGAGTGGAAACCGGTGGGCGAGAGGTGTTAGTGAAAGAACTAATGGAAAAAGGTGCTCAAGTTGTAGAAGTTGCTGCCTATGAGTCTGGTTGTCCAGATTACATGGCTCCTGCTATTTTAGATGCTTGGCAACAGAGAGCAATAGATATTGTTACGTTTGCTAGTTCTAAAACCGTCAAGAATTTTTACAAACTACTCAAGCAAGCTTTTAACTCTTCAACGGAAACTATCCAACTCTACTCTAATGCTGACGGCGAACAATCTGCACCCTCAAAAACTCTCCATTCCCTTTTAAAAAATGTCTGTATCGCTTCGATTGGTCCCCAAACTTCCGAAAGCTGTCGCCAGTTGCTAGGCAGAGTATATGTGGAAGCAGTTGAATATACTTTAGAAGGTTTAACTGAGGCGATTGTGGGATGGGAGACTGGGAGATATGGAAACATAGAAAAGCATAGATAA
- a CDS encoding phytanoyl-CoA dioxygenase family protein, with the protein MLLPLHSQPFRLFRHPFREKYGIEAPKGKPGTVLFFRPNCVHGSANNISPFSRKIAIITYNSIDNIPDNIPIAVDNPRPDFLVGRDYRAIKPLPEQALIL; encoded by the coding sequence ATGCTACTACCTTTACATAGCCAGCCTTTCAGGCTGTTTCGTCACCCCTTCAGAGAAAAATATGGAATAGAAGCGCCCAAAGGTAAACCGGGAACTGTGTTATTTTTTCGTCCTAATTGCGTTCATGGCTCAGCTAATAATATTTCTCCCTTTTCAAGAAAAATTGCTATTATAACCTATAATAGTATTGACAATATTCCTGACAATATTCCGATTGCCGTAGACAATCCGCGTCCTGACTTCTTAGTTGGTCGAGACTATAGAGCAATCAAACCTTTACCAGAACAAGCCTTAATCCTATAA
- a CDS encoding class I SAM-dependent methyltransferase, whose product MLVANGYDPPWSSGVQESGWMAYGKHIAARLNITPKDSLLEVGCGAGAFLYPFYQQGNPVAGIDYSANLVKIARVAMPQATIRVGEAIDLPRDRQFDVVLSGGVFHYFPTYDYAAEVLRGMVQIAQKSIGILDVPDLSKQEAAISARKAAIGDAEYEQRYRGLDHLYYSKDWFQQVLATESVQVTTEDQCLQGYDNSKYRFNVLIDKH is encoded by the coding sequence TTGCTGGTTGCAAATGGCTACGATCCTCCCTGGTCATCAGGTGTGCAAGAATCTGGCTGGATGGCTTATGGGAAGCATATCGCGGCTCGGCTCAACATCACCCCAAAGGATTCATTGTTGGAAGTCGGGTGTGGTGCGGGTGCTTTTCTCTATCCGTTTTACCAACAAGGAAACCCCGTCGCGGGAATTGACTACTCAGCTAACTTGGTCAAGATTGCCCGAGTGGCCATGCCCCAAGCCACGATCAGGGTAGGAGAAGCGATTGATCTACCAAGAGACCGTCAATTCGATGTTGTGTTGTCAGGGGGGGTCTTCCATTATTTCCCAACCTATGACTATGCAGCAGAGGTCCTCCGGGGCATGGTTCAAATCGCCCAGAAAAGTATTGGCATTCTTGATGTTCCGGATCTCTCTAAGCAGGAAGCAGCAATCAGTGCCCGGAAAGCAGCCATAGGAGATGCGGAATATGAGCAGAGGTATCGGGGACTCGATCATTTGTACTACAGCAAGGACTGGTTCCAGCAAGTTCTGGCAACTGAGTCGGTTCAGGTAACGACTGAAGATCAATGTCTTCAAGGCTACGACAATAGCAAATACCGTTTCAATGTCTTGATTGATAAACACTAA
- a CDS encoding aspartyl/asparaginyl beta-hydroxylase domain-containing protein gives MKKYIKYIQDSRVIARLLNGVESENLNNLFWYDLPLKYAVSWRGIFHIFNEHIFQRKRDAIAKNYDINTIYYSDREEDGINHPNPSVWYCKSLNSKPWFYDNDEIKSTLEQNAEIIISEYNKIDEYMKEHPDNVSLMGSGQWNGIFIFSTGAEKQAIANLCPKTLSIIEKLPLCINFGFVLFSQLVSDSHILPHSGSSNLRLRYHLGVRVPEPESAKIRVGNEWRFWQQSKAMAFDDSFEHEILHQGKKSRVVLVIDVWHPSLSEEDIKILSHPVFATYGKL, from the coding sequence ATGAAAAAATACATTAAATATATCCAAGATTCTCGGGTTATCGCTAGATTATTAAATGGTGTAGAATCAGAAAATTTAAACAACTTATTTTGGTATGACTTACCCTTAAAATATGCAGTCAGTTGGCGCGGAATTTTCCACATATTTAACGAACACATATTCCAACGAAAACGAGATGCGATCGCTAAAAATTACGACATCAATACTATTTACTATTCCGACAGGGAAGAAGATGGTATAAACCATCCCAACCCTAGTGTTTGGTACTGTAAATCCCTCAACAGTAAACCGTGGTTTTATGATAACGATGAAATTAAATCAACTCTCGAACAAAATGCAGAAATAATTATATCTGAGTACAACAAAATAGATGAATATATGAAAGAACATCCCGATAATGTTAGCTTAATGGGGTCAGGTCAATGGAATGGTATATTTATTTTTTCTACCGGGGCAGAGAAACAAGCTATAGCAAATTTATGCCCAAAAACACTTTCAATAATCGAAAAACTACCCCTTTGTATTAACTTTGGTTTTGTGCTGTTTTCCCAGTTAGTTTCTGATAGTCATATATTGCCCCATAGTGGTTCTTCAAACTTAAGATTGAGATACCATTTAGGAGTGCGAGTGCCCGAACCAGAAAGTGCTAAAATACGAGTAGGGAATGAATGGCGCTTTTGGCAGCAATCTAAAGCTATGGCATTTGACGATTCATTTGAGCATGAAATATTGCATCAAGGGAAAAAATCAAGAGTTGTCTTAGTTATCGATGTATGGCATCCTTCATTAAGTGAAGAAGATATAAAAATACTAAGTCATCCAGTTTTTGCAACTTATGGTAAACTGTGA
- a CDS encoding ABC transporter ATP-binding protein, whose product MTAAQLDKPKPNPQNNSLLHIENLQMHFPITQGIIWQKQIGSIKAVDGLNFEINRGETLGLVGESGCGKSTTGRALLQLYRPTAGHVYFENIDLTELDAESLRQMRRRMQMIFQDPYASLNPRMTVGSIVGEPLQIHGLATGKQKQERVQSLLEVVGLNPHFINRYPHEFSGGQRQRIVIARALALNPDFIVCDEPIAALDVSIQAQVVNLMQSLQADMGLTYLFIAHDLSIVRHISDRVAVMYLGKIVELADRVCLYENPLHPYTQALISAVPIPDPELERQRERIILTGDVPSPSNPPKGCRFHTRCPMVMDTCRQDPEPEFKDAGRGHYVACHLVH is encoded by the coding sequence ATGACAGCAGCACAGCTAGACAAGCCCAAGCCCAACCCACAAAACAACAGTCTGTTACACATAGAAAACTTACAGATGCACTTCCCCATCACCCAAGGAATCATCTGGCAAAAGCAAATTGGCTCCATCAAAGCTGTGGATGGACTCAACTTCGAGATCAACCGTGGCGAAACTTTAGGCTTAGTAGGAGAATCTGGCTGTGGCAAAAGTACCACCGGACGAGCGCTCCTACAACTATACCGTCCGACAGCTGGTCATGTTTACTTTGAAAATATCGACCTAACCGAGCTAGACGCTGAATCCCTGCGCCAGATGCGCCGCCGGATGCAAATGATTTTTCAAGACCCCTATGCTTCCCTCAATCCCCGCATGACCGTAGGAAGTATTGTCGGTGAACCCCTGCAAATCCATGGGTTAGCCACCGGTAAACAAAAACAAGAACGAGTCCAGTCCTTACTAGAAGTGGTAGGACTCAATCCTCACTTTATCAATCGCTATCCCCACGAATTCTCTGGGGGTCAGCGTCAGCGGATTGTGATTGCTCGCGCCTTAGCGTTAAACCCTGACTTTATCGTATGTGATGAACCGATTGCTGCTTTAGATGTATCCATTCAAGCCCAAGTGGTTAACTTGATGCAGTCGTTGCAAGCAGATATGGGCTTAACTTATCTATTTATTGCTCACGATTTAAGTATAGTGCGCCACATTTCTGACCGGGTGGCAGTAATGTACCTAGGCAAAATAGTAGAACTCGCAGATCGCGTCTGTTTATATGAGAACCCCTTGCATCCCTATACCCAAGCATTAATCTCAGCCGTACCAATTCCTGACCCTGAACTTGAGCGTCAACGGGAACGTATTATCCTAACAGGGGATGTACCCAGCCCGAGCAATCCCCCCAAAGGTTGTCGGTTTCACACTCGCTGTCCTATGGTAATGGATACTTGTCGGCAAGACCCAGAACCAGAGTTTAAAGATGCAGGTAGAGGACATTATGTTGCTTGTCATTTAGTCCATTGA
- a CDS encoding TetR/AcrR family transcriptional regulator, with translation MSQQDRRLEVSEAAWRVIVREGLDRTSMRAIAQELGCTTGVVTHHFRDKQELILFALNQVTQRLQKTMQAATEHARGVDRLVEMLSAFLPLDTERQDILKVWVAFLGYAIGRESLMAEHQQSAAQLREVIIQELKALQSAKLIRANIEPELEANALLALVNGVSLDSLIQAKRLSPDQQQIVIRRYVNELLSTHAIPGSGNP, from the coding sequence ATGTCCCAACAGGATCGCCGCCTTGAAGTTTCTGAAGCCGCCTGGCGAGTTATTGTCCGAGAGGGGTTAGATCGCACCAGTATGCGCGCGATCGCCCAAGAGCTTGGTTGCACCACCGGAGTTGTTACTCACCACTTTCGAGATAAGCAGGAGCTGATTCTCTTTGCCCTTAATCAAGTAACTCAGCGTCTGCAAAAAACGATGCAGGCTGCAACAGAGCACGCTAGGGGAGTCGATCGACTAGTAGAAATGCTATCTGCGTTTTTGCCACTAGACACTGAACGGCAAGATATTCTGAAGGTCTGGGTGGCCTTTTTGGGATATGCCATTGGACGAGAATCCCTGATGGCTGAGCATCAACAGAGTGCTGCTCAGCTCCGTGAGGTGATTATTCAGGAATTGAAAGCTCTACAGTCCGCCAAACTGATTCGAGCTAACATAGAGCCAGAGTTAGAAGCCAACGCCCTGTTAGCCCTAGTCAATGGGGTTAGCCTCGACTCCCTGATTCAAGCCAAACGCCTTAGCCCTGACCAGCAACAGATTGTAATTCGGCGCTACGTTAACGAGTTGCTGTCTACCCATGCTATCCCTGGCTCTGGTAATCCCTAA